The segment GACCTGATCTCCAGAAAGAACGAGAAGCAGCCCCTTGGCAACGGCATCTATGACAGATATAAATACCCCATCTTAACCAATCAGCACGCCCCTATCACTTGGCGCTACGACCTGAACCCGGAGACCAACCCGTACTTCATGGAGCGGATTGGCATCAACGCGGCTTTCAATTCCGGCGCCATCAAACTGAATGGCAAGTACCTGCTGGTGGTGCGGGTGGAAGGCAACGACCGCAAGTCTTTCTTCGCGGTGGCAGAGAGCCCGAACGGGATTGACAACTTCAAATTCTGGGAGAAACCCATCACCATGCCCGAAACCAACGAGCCGGACATCAACGTGTACGACATGCGCGTGGTGCAGCACGAAGACGGCTGGATTTACGGCCTGTTCTGCACTGAGCGCAAAGACCCGGACGCCAAACCCGGCGATGAGTCCTCGGCAGTGGCCCAATGCGGCATTGCCCGTACCCGCGACATGGTGTCCTGGGAGCGCCTGCCGGATTTGAAATCCACTTCTCCGCAGCAACGCAATGTGGTCTTGCACCCAGAGTATATCAACGGCAAATACGCGCTGTACACCCGTCCGCAGGACAGCTTTATTGAGGCGGGCAGCCGCGGCGGGATTGGCTGGGGCTTGACCGATTCTATGGAGAATGCAGTGGTGGAAGAGGAATTCATCTTGGACCCTAAGACCTATCACACCGTCTATGAGGTGAAGAATGGTCAGGGTCCCGCTCCTATCAAGACTGAGAAAGGCTGGCTGCACCTGGCGCACGGCGTCCGGAACACTGCCGCCGGGCTACGCTACGTGCTGTACATGTTCCTGACGGATCTGCAGGACCCATCTAAAGTTATCGCGAAACCAGGCGGACACTTCATTGCCCCTGAAGGCGAGGAAAGAGTGGGCGACGTGTCAAACGTGACCTTTGGCAACGGCTGGATTGTGGACGAAGACAGCACCGTGTTCATCTACTACGCGTCTTCAGACACCAGAATGCACGTGGCTACCTCTACCGTAAACCAGTTGCTTGATTACGTGCTCAACACCCCCGCTGATGGATTTCGTTCTGCCGCCTCGGTGCAGCAAATCAACCTTTTGGTGGACAAAAACCAAGCCTTCGTGAACAGCAAAAAGCACGTGATGGCCCCAGAACTAAACAGCACAAATTAATGGCTTCCGCTTCCCCTACCTCTCTTGCCTCCCAACTTTCGGTTTACCAACAAGAGATGGAAACCGAGTTGGAGAGAATACTGGCGTTCTGGTCTGAGAAAACACTGGATCACCAGAACGGCGGGTTCGTGGGGCAGATAGACAACACGGGCGCGGTAAATCCCGAGGCACCCAAAGGCAGCATCCTGAATGCCCGCATCTTGTGGACGTTCTCGGCGGCGTACTGGCACACCAGAAAAGAGGAATACCTCACCATTGCCACCAGAGCCTTTGACTACCTGATTACCTCCTTCCTGGATACTACCCACGGCGGTATCTACTGGATGGTGGACCCCAAAGGTCAGCCTTTGAACACCCGCAAGCAGATCTATGCGCTGTCGTTCACCATCTACGGCATGAGCGAGTTCCACCTGGCAACGCAAAACGAGAAGGCACTACAGGTAAGCCAAGAGCTTTTCCGCTGGATTGAGAAAAACAGCTTCGATCCGGAGCAGGGTGGTTATCTGGAAGCCTTCAGCCAAACGGGCGAACTGCTGGAAGACCTGCGCTTGAGCGAAAAAGACCGCAACGATCCCAAAACCATGAATACGCACCTGCATATTCTGGAAGCCTATGCCAACCTGTACCGCGCCTGGCCAGACCAGCAGTTAGGCAATCAGCTGAGAAGATTAATTGAGGTGTTTCTGGAAAAGATTGTGGATACTTCCACCGGACACCTGAAGCTTTTCTTTTCCCGTGACTGGATTTCTTCTCCCAACCTGATTTCCTACGGGCATGACATTGAAGCCTCCTGGCTGTTGCAGGAAGCGGCAGAGGTGCTAGGCAATGAGGCGCTGCTTTCCAGAGTAAAAGAAGTTGCCCTCACCATAGCCAACGCCACTTCTGATGCTTTGCTCCCAGATGGTAGCCTGTACCATGAACTTAACGTGGATGAGAACCACTATGACAAACACCGTGAGTGGTGGGTGAGCGCCGAGGCGATGGTTGGTTTCTTCAACGCCTTTGAACTAACCGGCTCTGAGGAATTCCTGCATTGGTCGCTGAACGCCTGGCAGTTTGCCAAAACCTACTTTCTGGATTTGGAGCAGGGCGAGTGGCACTGGGGCGTGCACGATGATTACACCCTCATGTCAAAAGAAGATAAAGTAGGTTTTTGGAAATGTCCTTACCACAATGCCCGAGCCTGCTTGGAGATCATTCACAGATGCAAGAAAGAACTGAGCCGCAGTTAAGAAGAGCTTTCCCCGCTTTCAGGCTGTTTTCCTGAAATGCGCCTGAAAGCGGGAAGAAGCTTCCTTCAACCGTAGAAACAGAAACGTGCCTGTTTGTAGCAAACAACCTTTACCCTTACCTGAAATGAAAACACTTGTACACAGGCTTGCAAAGTTTTCCGGGCAGGCGCCTGCCGTTTGGCTGGCGCTGGTGGTTTTTCTGCTGACGGCTCTTCCTTCTAAAGCCGCGGACATCAAACTGGAAGCCGAGGACGCTACGCTTACCGGCGTCACGGTTGCCAGGGCGAATGCGGGCTATTCTGGTACGGGTTATGTGCAGGGCTTTGACAACTCGTTCGCGAAGAATGTGCGCTTCACTGTCAATGTTCCCACTACCGGAATCTATGATTTAACCATCCGCTACGGCACCCCTTCCAGCGAGAAAGGCTACGTGCTGGAGGTAAACGGTCAGCGTTCTGAAGGCATGTTTCCCTTTGTGGCCGGCTATGGAACTGCCCAAAGCGGCAAGTACCAGTTAACCGCGGGTACCAACACCATCACCATCGGTGGTGGCTGGGGATTTTACACCCTTGACTACATCAACCTGAGTCCGGCTACTATTCCGTTGCCCGCCAAACCACTTAAGACGTTAACCGATCCCAACACCACTGCTTCCACCAAGAACCTGTTCTCTTACATGGTGGACCTCTACGGCACCAAAGTGTTGGCAGCGCAGCAGGAAACCAACGCTCTACAAGAGATTGATTACGTGCGCACGCACTCAGGAAAAGACCCAGCCATTGGTTCTTTTGACCTGATTGAGTACTCGCCGTCCCGCATTCAGCACGGGGCGAATCCAGCGGGCTTTTCTGAAAAGGCCATCCAATGGGCCAACAGAGATCAAGGCCGGGGCATTATCAGTTTGATGTGGCACTGGAACGCTCCCACAGACCTCATTAATCAGGCACCCGACAAGCTTTGGTGGAGCGGTTTCTACACCAGGGCCACCACCTTCAATTTCGCGGCGGCACTCGCCGATAAAAACGGGGCCAAGTACCAACTCATGCTCAGGGACATTGACGCCATTGCGGTAGAACTGAAGAAATTCCAGGCGCAGGACATTCCGGTGCTGTGGCGCCCACTGCACGAAGCAGCCGGCGGTTGGTTCTGGTGGGGTGCCCAGGGTGCCGCGCCTTTCAAGGAGCTTTGGCAAATTTTATATGACCGGCTCACTAATCACCACAACCTGCACAACCTCATTTGGGTCTACACCGCCGAACGAGGCAAACCCGAGTGGTACCCCGGAGACGCGTACGTGGATATAGTGGGCATTGACATCTATGAAAACACCGCCGTAGCCTCTAACCTGAGCGGCCAATGGACCGAACTTCAGGCCATGTTCAACGGCAAGAAACTTGTTACGCTCTCTGAGACCGGCAACCTTCCCAACCCAGACTACATCAGAACCTTCGGCACGTGGTGGTCCTGGTTTGCGGTTTGGAACGGCGCCGATTTCATCCGGAAACAGCCTAGCAGCCTCATCCATTCCGTCTTCAACGACCCGGATGTGATTACGCTGGACGAACTGCCGGACTGGCGAAACTACCGCTCCGTGACGGGCATTGACCTGGAGAATACATTCACCCACCTTTCGGTGTACCCTAACCCGGCTAATAGTGGGCAACTAACCATCAGAATCACGGTTACCTCCCCGGTAAAAGCCACCTTCACCTTGTTCAACGCCACTGGAGCCAAAGTAGCCGAAGTATCTAAGCAGTTCACCAGCGGGGCAAACCAGGTCCAAATACCACTTAAAAATTTTCCAAATGGCATCTATGTACTTTCCATCCAGAAAGGTGCTGAGCAGATTTGCAGAAAAGTGGTAGTGCAGAAACAGTGACCTTGAGAAGAAGGCTTTTGGCCTGCTTCCAATCACAGCCTGTTTTTAGAAAAAAGCCATGAAAGCAGGAAGCAGATGCTCCCTTGAAGCTGAACAAATCCATTCGATCCAATACCGATTCCCAAATAAACTTCTGACGAAACACATGAAAAAACTATTGCTCTCCTTAGCGGCCCTCACGCTATCGTTTACGGCCTTCAGCCAGGGAAACAACTATGTTCAGAACTACAAGAAGTTTGAAGGCTTAGCCATGACCCCGCCCATGGGCTGGAACAGCTGGAATAAATTTGCCTGCAACGTAGACGAGAAACTGATCCGGGAAACCGCTGATGCCATGGTGAGTTCGGGCATGAAAGCCGCCGGTTACGAGTATATCAATATTGATGACTGCTGGCACGGTGACCGCGACAGTTTAGGCTTCATCCAACCAGATCCCAAGCGTTTTCCCTCAGGCATGAAAGCCCTGACCGACTACGTGCATTCCAAAGGATTGAAGCTAGGCATCTACTCTGATGCCGGTTCCCAGACCTGTGGTGGCCGCCCAGGCAGCCGCGGCTACGAGTTCCAGGATGCCCAGCAGTACGCCAAGTGGGGAATCGATTACCTGAAATATGACTGGTGTAACACCGAAGGCCTGAAAGCTGAGGGTGCCTATAAAACCATCGCCGCTGCCTTGCAAAGAGCCGGTAGACCAATGGTGCTCAGCATCTGCGAGTGGGGTACTGATAAACCTTGGGAATGGGGTCCGGCCGTTGGGCATCTGTGGAGAACCACCGGCGACATCTATAATTGCTTTGACTGCGTGAAAGACCACGGTACCTGGAAATCATGGGGCGTGATGCAAATTCTGGATAAACAAGAAGGCTTGCGTCAATATGCAGGCCCAGGCCATTGGAATGACCCAGACATGATGGAAGTAGGTAATGGAATGACTGTAAACGAAGACCGCGCGCACTTCACTATGTGGAGCATGCTGGCCGCCCCGCTCATCGCTGGAAACGACCTGCGCAATATGAGCAAGGAAACCATCGCCATCCTAACCGACAAAGAAGTTCTCGCCATTAACCAGGACAAACTAGGCATCCAGGGCTTGAGACTCTCGGTTAAAGACAGCCTGGAAACGTGGGTGAAACCGCTGGACGGCGGCAAGTGGGCCGTGACCTTCCTGAACCGCGCCAAGAATCCGCAGAAAGTAAATTTCGACTGGAAGAAAACGCCCATTACTGATGACTTTGCCAAAAGAGAGCTGAACGCCGGCAAAACCACCTACAAGATTCGGAACGTGTGGACGAAGAAAAGCCAGGGCACAACCAAGAAAGCCTTCGAGGCCACCGTACCTGCGCATGACGTGGTGCTATTGGTATTGTCAGAATAGCTAACTTGTTTTCCAATTAAGGCCTGTTTTGCAGAAAGCAGGCCTTAAACGCTTTTACAGCAGAACGCCCGGGTTACTGCCACTTCTGCTTACCTTAAAAACTCACGCAACCATTCAGAGAACATGAAACTGAAAACATTAGGCAAACTTTTCTTAGGCATGCTAATCACCGGAGTTACCTCCTCGGCGGGAGCCGTCTCGCTTCCGGCCATCATCGGGAACCACATGGTGTTGCAACGCAATGCCGAAGTGACCATCTGGGGTTGGGGCAACACCGGCGAAGAAGTCACCGTGACCGGAAGTTGGGACAATAAACCGGTAAAAACCAAAGTGAGCAACCTGGCCAGGTGGGAAGTAAAACTGCAAACCTCCGCCGCTGCTGGTCCGCAGACCGTAACGGTGAAAGGCTACAATACCATTGTGCTGGAAGACGTGCTGCTGGGCGAAGTCTGGTTATGTTCGGGCCAGTCTAACATGGACTGGAGCGCCAACGCCGGCATTGACAACGCTGAGCAGCACGTGAAAGAAGCCAACTACCCGTCCATCCGGTTCTTCCAGGTGGGTAAGCGCTCCGCCGATGCTCCGCAAGTGGACCTGCAGGGCCAATGGGTGGTGTGTACCCCAGAAACCATGAAACACTTCAGCGCTGTGGGTTACTTTTTCGGGAGAGAGATCCACCAGAACCTGAAGGTGCCCGTTGGGTTGATCAACAGCAGCTGGGGCGGCACCCCGGCCGAGATCTGGTTTAGTGCGCCGGCCATTGCGTCTAACCCTGTTTTAGCAGAAGCGGCCGCGAAACGCAAAGAAGTGGAATACGGTCCGGTACAGCCGGCCAAAGCCTACAACGCCATGATCGCGCCGCTCATCCCCTTCCGCCTGGCGGGTGCCCTGTGGTACCAGGGCGAATCCAACGTAGATGCTCCTGACGTGTATGCCCAGATGCTGCCCGCCCTCATCCAGGACTGGCGCACTGCCTGGAAGAATGATTTCCCCTTCTACTATGTGCAGATTGCGCCTTACAAGTACGGCGGTGCCGAAGAATGGCCACGCTTAGCCGAAGCCCAGCTGAAAACCTTAAGCGTTCCGAATACCGGTATGGCCGTAATCAGCGACGTGGGCAACATAGACGACATTCACCCCCGAAACAAGTTAGACGTAGGCAAACGCCTCGCCGCGCTGGCCCTGAACAAAACCTACGGCCAAAAAGAGGTGCCTTTTTCTGGTCCCATCTACCGTGAAATGAAGAAAGAAGGAAACAAGATTCGCCTCTACTTTGACCATGCAGACCAGGGCTTGGCGGTAAAAGGCAAAAAACTCACCCAGTTTGAGATTGCCGGTGAAGACCAGAAGTTCGTGCCTGCCCAGGCTAAAATAGACGGAAAAACTGTGGTAGTCAGCGCCAAAGGCGTGAAGAACCCGGTAGCCGTACGCATGGGCTGGAGCAACACCGCCAACCCAAATCTCTTCAACAAAGCTGGCCTTCCCGCCTCAGTTTTCAGAACCGATACTTGGACTAAGAAATAGCAGCCTTTAACTCAATTTTCAGCCAATTTCTGAAAGACGGCCATAAAAAAATGTATTCTCCCCCCTCCCTATGTCATCCTGAAAGGATCTTGTGGGCGAACTAGAATGACATTTCTAAAACGCTTTTACAGTTCGCCCACAAGATCTTTCCAAGATCACAGAAGGGACAATAAATTGAAAGATTGGCTTCCCTTTGGCTCTCTTGCTCTAACAATCCGTTTCGGGCAAACTACTTAAAAAACACATGAAGAATATCTACTTCCTACTCGCGCTCCTTTGCTCCACTTTAACCCAGCTTTACGCTCAAAAAACAGCTGACTTTGTAAAGACAGACGGACACATGTTCACGCTTGGCGGCAGGCCTTACTACTACATAGGTACCAATTATTGGTACGGTGGCCTATTGGCTTCTACCGGCCAGGGCGGTGACCGCACCAGACTCACCAAAGAGTTGGACCTGCTTAAAAAGGTAGGCGTAACGAACCTGCGTGTGTTGGCCGGGGCCGAAGGTCCGAACAACCAACCCTACCGCGTTTCACTTGGACTGCAAATGTCGCCCGGCGTGTACAATGACACGTTGTTGGCAGGATTAGACTTCCTCCTCGCCGAGATGGCTAAACGAGACATGAAAGCCGTGCTGTACCTGAACAACGCCTGGGAATGGTCGGGTGGCTTTAGCCAATATGTCAACTGGAACACCAACGTGCCTATTCCTTACGCCCTGGCCAACAACAATGACTGGGCTAGCTTCATGAAGTACTCCGGGCAGTTTCTCCAGTGCGATCCGTGCAAGCAGCAGTTCGCTGACCACATCAGATACATGCTGAGTCGCACGAACCAGTACACAAACAAGAAGTACACCGAAGACCCCACCATTATGTCATGGCAGATCGCGAACGAGCCCCGCGCTTTCTCCATGGCCAACGTGCCGGCGTATGACCAATGGATCAAGAGCACCGCGGCCCTCTTCAAATCTCTGGACAAAAACCATCTGGTATCTACCGGATCGGAAGGCTCTCACGGTTCAGAAGGCTCTATGGAGGTGTTCAAACAAGTCCACACCGATCCTAACATTGACTATTTCACCATGCACATCTGGCCTAGAAACTGGGGCTGGCTGGACAGTAAAAACATTGCCGG is part of the Rufibacter tibetensis genome and harbors:
- a CDS encoding glycoside hydrolase family 130 protein gives rise to the protein MENIFQNRQRAIEQFHSDLISRKNEKQPLGNGIYDRYKYPILTNQHAPITWRYDLNPETNPYFMERIGINAAFNSGAIKLNGKYLLVVRVEGNDRKSFFAVAESPNGIDNFKFWEKPITMPETNEPDINVYDMRVVQHEDGWIYGLFCTERKDPDAKPGDESSAVAQCGIARTRDMVSWERLPDLKSTSPQQRNVVLHPEYINGKYALYTRPQDSFIEAGSRGGIGWGLTDSMENAVVEEEFILDPKTYHTVYEVKNGQGPAPIKTEKGWLHLAHGVRNTAAGLRYVLYMFLTDLQDPSKVIAKPGGHFIAPEGEERVGDVSNVTFGNGWIVDEDSTVFIYYASSDTRMHVATSTVNQLLDYVLNTPADGFRSAASVQQINLLVDKNQAFVNSKKHVMAPELNSTN
- a CDS encoding sialate O-acetylesterase, with amino-acid sequence MKLKTLGKLFLGMLITGVTSSAGAVSLPAIIGNHMVLQRNAEVTIWGWGNTGEEVTVTGSWDNKPVKTKVSNLARWEVKLQTSAAAGPQTVTVKGYNTIVLEDVLLGEVWLCSGQSNMDWSANAGIDNAEQHVKEANYPSIRFFQVGKRSADAPQVDLQGQWVVCTPETMKHFSAVGYFFGREIHQNLKVPVGLINSSWGGTPAEIWFSAPAIASNPVLAEAAAKRKEVEYGPVQPAKAYNAMIAPLIPFRLAGALWYQGESNVDAPDVYAQMLPALIQDWRTAWKNDFPFYYVQIAPYKYGGAEEWPRLAEAQLKTLSVPNTGMAVISDVGNIDDIHPRNKLDVGKRLAALALNKTYGQKEVPFSGPIYREMKKEGNKIRLYFDHADQGLAVKGKKLTQFEIAGEDQKFVPAQAKIDGKTVVVSAKGVKNPVAVRMGWSNTANPNLFNKAGLPASVFRTDTWTKK
- a CDS encoding glycosyl hydrolase, producing the protein MKTLVHRLAKFSGQAPAVWLALVVFLLTALPSKAADIKLEAEDATLTGVTVARANAGYSGTGYVQGFDNSFAKNVRFTVNVPTTGIYDLTIRYGTPSSEKGYVLEVNGQRSEGMFPFVAGYGTAQSGKYQLTAGTNTITIGGGWGFYTLDYINLSPATIPLPAKPLKTLTDPNTTASTKNLFSYMVDLYGTKVLAAQQETNALQEIDYVRTHSGKDPAIGSFDLIEYSPSRIQHGANPAGFSEKAIQWANRDQGRGIISLMWHWNAPTDLINQAPDKLWWSGFYTRATTFNFAAALADKNGAKYQLMLRDIDAIAVELKKFQAQDIPVLWRPLHEAAGGWFWWGAQGAAPFKELWQILYDRLTNHHNLHNLIWVYTAERGKPEWYPGDAYVDIVGIDIYENTAVASNLSGQWTELQAMFNGKKLVTLSETGNLPNPDYIRTFGTWWSWFAVWNGADFIRKQPSSLIHSVFNDPDVITLDELPDWRNYRSVTGIDLENTFTHLSVYPNPANSGQLTIRITVTSPVKATFTLFNATGAKVAEVSKQFTSGANQVQIPLKNFPNGIYVLSIQKGAEQICRKVVVQKQ
- a CDS encoding glycoside hydrolase family 27 protein, which gives rise to MKKLLLSLAALTLSFTAFSQGNNYVQNYKKFEGLAMTPPMGWNSWNKFACNVDEKLIRETADAMVSSGMKAAGYEYINIDDCWHGDRDSLGFIQPDPKRFPSGMKALTDYVHSKGLKLGIYSDAGSQTCGGRPGSRGYEFQDAQQYAKWGIDYLKYDWCNTEGLKAEGAYKTIAAALQRAGRPMVLSICEWGTDKPWEWGPAVGHLWRTTGDIYNCFDCVKDHGTWKSWGVMQILDKQEGLRQYAGPGHWNDPDMMEVGNGMTVNEDRAHFTMWSMLAAPLIAGNDLRNMSKETIAILTDKEVLAINQDKLGIQGLRLSVKDSLETWVKPLDGGKWAVTFLNRAKNPQKVNFDWKKTPITDDFAKRELNAGKTTYKIRNVWTKKSQGTTKKAFEATVPAHDVVLLVLSE
- a CDS encoding glycoside hydrolase 5 family protein gives rise to the protein MKNIYFLLALLCSTLTQLYAQKTADFVKTDGHMFTLGGRPYYYIGTNYWYGGLLASTGQGGDRTRLTKELDLLKKVGVTNLRVLAGAEGPNNQPYRVSLGLQMSPGVYNDTLLAGLDFLLAEMAKRDMKAVLYLNNAWEWSGGFSQYVNWNTNVPIPYALANNNDWASFMKYSGQFLQCDPCKQQFADHIRYMLSRTNQYTNKKYTEDPTIMSWQIANEPRAFSMANVPAYDQWIKSTAALFKSLDKNHLVSTGSEGSHGSEGSMEVFKQVHTDPNIDYFTMHIWPRNWGWLDSKNIAGTLDSAIVKTNQYMERHIAFAREQKKPIVLEEFGLQRDNNEFSPSAKTTFRDWYYQNAFERVLISAKEKDALAGANFWAFNGTARPHPTRHFWKPGDALMGDPPQEEQGLYGVYDTDSTMPLIAKYTKAVKKAGKKKKK
- a CDS encoding AGE family epimerase/isomerase — encoded protein: MASASPTSLASQLSVYQQEMETELERILAFWSEKTLDHQNGGFVGQIDNTGAVNPEAPKGSILNARILWTFSAAYWHTRKEEYLTIATRAFDYLITSFLDTTHGGIYWMVDPKGQPLNTRKQIYALSFTIYGMSEFHLATQNEKALQVSQELFRWIEKNSFDPEQGGYLEAFSQTGELLEDLRLSEKDRNDPKTMNTHLHILEAYANLYRAWPDQQLGNQLRRLIEVFLEKIVDTSTGHLKLFFSRDWISSPNLISYGHDIEASWLLQEAAEVLGNEALLSRVKEVALTIANATSDALLPDGSLYHELNVDENHYDKHREWWVSAEAMVGFFNAFELTGSEEFLHWSLNAWQFAKTYFLDLEQGEWHWGVHDDYTLMSKEDKVGFWKCPYHNARACLEIIHRCKKELSRS